One window from the genome of Ammoniphilus sp. CFH 90114 encodes:
- the trmFO gene encoding FADH(2)-oxidizing methylenetetrahydrofolate--tRNA-(uracil(54)-C(5))-methyltransferase TrmFO: MEKVTVVGAGLAGSEAAWQIAERGVEVELIEMRPVKQTPAHHTDKFAELVCSNSLRANTLTNAVGILKEEMRRLQSVIIKSADFCSVPAGGALAVDRHEFAEAVTQAVRNHPNVTVRHEEVDKIPEGICVIATGPLTSPALSEQLRKLTGEEYLYFYDAAAPIIDKETIDMEKVFLASRYDKGEAAYLNCPMTEEEFDQFYEALTTAEVVPLKEFEKEIYFEGCMPAEEIARRGKQTLLFGPMKPVGLTDPRTGKQPFAVIQLRQDNSAGTLYNMVGFQTHLKWGDQKRVFRMIPGLENAEIVRYGVMHRNTFINSPKLLKPTYQYRERDTLFFAGQMTGVEGYVESAAAGLVAGINAARLAKGEAPISLPAETAIGSMAHYITTASPDHFQPMNANFGLFPPLDKRIRNKKERYEKLAERALETIQNFTV; encoded by the coding sequence ATGGAAAAAGTAACTGTTGTTGGTGCAGGGTTAGCAGGCAGTGAGGCCGCTTGGCAGATTGCTGAGCGTGGTGTCGAGGTCGAATTGATTGAGATGAGACCCGTCAAACAAACTCCCGCCCATCATACGGATAAATTTGCAGAATTGGTTTGCAGCAACTCTTTGCGTGCAAACACATTAACCAATGCTGTCGGAATCTTAAAAGAAGAGATGAGGAGACTTCAGTCCGTAATTATTAAATCGGCTGACTTCTGCTCTGTTCCAGCTGGTGGGGCCCTTGCCGTCGATCGGCATGAATTCGCAGAGGCTGTTACACAGGCGGTAAGGAATCATCCTAATGTAACCGTTCGCCACGAGGAAGTAGACAAGATTCCGGAAGGAATCTGTGTTATAGCAACGGGTCCCCTTACCTCTCCAGCATTGTCTGAGCAATTGAGAAAGCTTACAGGTGAAGAGTATCTTTATTTCTATGACGCGGCGGCTCCGATTATTGATAAAGAAACCATTGATATGGAAAAGGTGTTTCTAGCTTCAAGATACGATAAGGGAGAAGCGGCCTATCTCAATTGCCCTATGACGGAAGAGGAATTCGATCAGTTTTATGAAGCCTTAACTACGGCAGAGGTTGTCCCACTTAAAGAGTTCGAGAAGGAAATTTATTTCGAAGGGTGTATGCCTGCTGAAGAAATAGCCAGAAGAGGAAAGCAAACTCTATTGTTTGGCCCGATGAAACCCGTAGGATTAACGGATCCTCGTACAGGCAAACAGCCTTTTGCAGTCATCCAGCTTCGTCAAGATAATAGTGCGGGAACGCTTTATAATATGGTTGGCTTTCAAACTCACTTGAAGTGGGGAGATCAAAAGAGAGTATTCCGTATGATACCTGGTTTAGAAAATGCGGAAATTGTGCGTTATGGTGTCATGCATCGGAATACGTTTATTAATAGTCCAAAACTGTTAAAACCCACTTATCAATATCGGGAGAGAGATACACTCTTTTTCGCAGGCCAAATGACAGGCGTTGAAGGATATGTCGAGTCAGCAGCAGCAGGGTTGGTAGCAGGGATTAATGCGGCTCGATTAGCCAAGGGAGAAGCTCCAATTAGCCTTCCAGCTGAGACGGCAATAGGAAGTATGGCACACTATATTACTACGGCTAGTCCTGACCATTTTCAGCCAATGAACGCTAATTTTGGCTTGTTTCCACCTTTAGATAAAAGGATCAGGAACAAAAAAGAACGATATGAAAAGCTAGCGGAACGCGCACTGGAGACTATTCAGAATTTTACTGTCTGA
- the hslV gene encoding ATP-dependent protease subunit HslV yields MEMTFHATTIFAIHHNGKGAMAGDGQVTFGNSVVMKQKAKKVRRLYRGQVIAGFAGSVADAITLFEKFEAKLEEFHGNLQRAAVELAKEWRQDKILRRLEAMMIVMNREHLLLISGNGEIIEPDDGILAIGSGGNYALSAGRALAQYAGTTMTAKEIAQASLTVAAEICVFTNNNIVLEELE; encoded by the coding sequence TTGGAAATGACATTTCATGCTACAACCATATTCGCTATCCATCATAACGGCAAGGGAGCTATGGCGGGAGACGGCCAAGTAACATTTGGGAACAGTGTCGTCATGAAGCAGAAAGCAAAGAAGGTACGGAGGCTGTACCGGGGACAAGTTATTGCAGGTTTTGCTGGTTCTGTTGCTGATGCGATTACCTTGTTCGAGAAGTTTGAAGCTAAGTTAGAAGAGTTCCATGGGAATCTTCAGCGGGCTGCAGTGGAGTTAGCGAAAGAATGGAGACAGGATAAGATACTGCGTAGACTTGAAGCGATGATGATTGTCATGAACAGAGAGCATTTGCTCCTGATATCCGGGAATGGGGAAATAATTGAACCAGATGATGGCATACTGGCGATTGGTTCCGGTGGAAACTATGCATTGTCTGCAGGGCGTGCTCTAGCACAATATGCTGGGACAACGATGACTGCTAAGGAGATTGCACAGGCGTCACTAACTGTTGCAGCGGAGATCTGTGTATTTACCAATAACAACATTGTATTGGAAGAACTCGAATAG